Proteins encoded by one window of Manihot esculenta cultivar AM560-2 chromosome 10, M.esculenta_v8, whole genome shotgun sequence:
- the LOC110624740 gene encoding phosphatidylinositol 3,4,5-trisphosphate 3-phosphatase and protein-tyrosine-phosphatase PTEN2A, which translates to MDSGSADSSTPSLKAPVEPHAASDSGADNSPRDEPSKISTAGLASWAKSLKIPQPLSSSQDDSPTGNSGKSSFARFTSGFGLRSSPKSPPADDSPKGTSTTLQPGFIGTITRGLVDTSKNAVKAVQVKARHAVSQNKRRYQEGGFDLDMTYITENIIAMGFPAGDMSSGFFGYVEGFYRNHMEEVIKFFESHHKGKYKVYNLCSERLYDASLFEGKVASFPFDDHNCPPIQLIISFCQSAYSWLKEDIENVVVVHCKAGMARTGLMISSLLLYLKFFPTAEESIDYYNQKRCFDGKGLVLPSQIRYVKYFERILTYFNGENQPGRRCLLRGFRLHRCPYWIRPSITVSDHNGVLFSTKKHPRTADLSPEDYWFSAPKKGVMVFALPGEPGLAEVSGDFKVHFHDRQGDFYFWLNTTMMENRKVLNTSDIDGFDKRKLPSPGFQVEVVLVDYNGAAPKGPNQETAAEKSNESSSAAPNPVDANAAAAAPNQNKGRGNDKDDVFSDSEAEESVSSKLRQAQAASADGGPKTTTASGSETSPKTDQVASLTHATEQFSLGNAGSQEVRAASQPKIDAVGGAVSGLGVNNSESEFKVMAADASVFTFGDEDDYESE; encoded by the exons ATGGATTCTGGATCCGCTGATTCATCAACTCCATCTCTTAAAGCTCCCGTAGAACCTCATGCTGCCAGTGATTCTGGAGCAGATAATTCCCCACGTGATGAACCTTCTAAGATATCCACAGCTGGATTAGCTTCTTGGGCCAAAAGTTTGAAAATTCCCCAGCCATTATCTTCCTCACAAGATGACTCACCAACTGGAAATTCTGGGAAATCAAGTTTTGCTCGTTTTACTAGTGGATTTGGACTGCGCTCATCTCCAAAATCCCCTCCAGCTGATGATAGTCCTAAGGGAACTTCAACAACTTTGCAACCTGGTTTTATTGGAACAATCACAAGAGGCTTGGTTGATACATCTAAAAATGCAGTAAAGGCAGTACAAGTCAAGGCTAGGCATGCCGTCTCTCAAAATAAGCGAAGATACCAG GAAGGAGGCTTTGATTTGGATATGACATATATCACGGAGAATATAATTGCCATGGGGTTCCCTGCTGGTGATATGAGCTCTGGGTTTTTTGGATATGTTGAG GGATTCTATCGAAACCACATGGAAGAAGTGATCAAGTTTTTTGAAAGTCATCACAAG GGCAAGTACAAAGTATACAATCTTTGTTCTGAGAGGCTGTATGATGCATCACTATTTGAAGGAAAG GTGGCTAGCTTTCCATTTGATGACCACAATTGCCCACCAATTCAACTGATAATATCATTTTGCCAAAGTGCATACTCGTGGTTGAAGGAGGATATTGAGAATGTTGTTGTGGTGCACTGTAAAGCTGGAATGGCAAGGACAGGGCTGATGATTTCTAGCCTTCTTCTATACTTGAAG TTCTTTCCTACTGCTGAAGAGTCCATTGATTACTACAACCAGAAGAGGTGTTTTGATGGAAAAGGGCTTGTTCTGCCTAGTCAAATT aGATATGTAAAATACTTCGAACGCATCTTAACATACTTCAATGGCGAAAACCAACCAGGGCGTAG GTGCTTGCTTAGGGGGTTTCGGCTTCATCGATGTCCTTATTGGATCAGGCCCTCTATTACTGTCTCTGATCATAATG GTGTTCTTTTCTCCACAAAAAAGCATCCCAGAACTGCAGATTTGTCG CCAGAAGACTATTGGTTTAGTGCACCAAAGAAAGGGGTTATGGTCTTTGCTTTGCCGGGGGAACCTGGTCTAGCAGAGGTGTCTGGAGACTTTAAAGTCCATTTTCATGACCGCCAAGGAGATTTTTACTT TTGGTTAAACACAACAATGATGGAAAATAGAAAGGTTTTAAATACCAGCGATATCGATGGGTTTGACAAG CGGAAACTACCTTCTCCAGGATTCCAGGTGGAGGTTGTGCTAGTTGATTATAATGGTGCTGCCCCTAAAGGGCCAAACCAAGAAACTGCTGCTGAGAAGTCAAATGAAAGTTCAAGTGCTGCTCCAAATCCAGTTGATGCCAATGCTGCTGCAGCTGCTCCAAACCAAAATAAAGGCCGGGGAAATGATAAAGATGATGTATTTTCAGACAGTGAGGCGGAGGAATCTGTTTCCTCAAAACTAAGGCAAGCTCAGGCTGCTTCTGCAGATGGAGGACCTAAAACCACAACCGCTTCTGGTTCTGAAACTAGTCCAAAGACAGATCAAGTTGCAAGTTTAACACATGCTACCGAACAATTCTCTCTTGGAAATGCAGGCTCACAAGAGGTGCGTGCTGCTAGTCAGCCAAAAATTGATGCTGTTGGTGGAGCTgtgtcaggcctcggggttaaCAACTCAGAGAGCGAGTTCAAAGTGATGGCTGCTGATGCTTCTGTTTTCACGTTTGGAGATGAAGATGACTATGAGAGTGAGTGA